A stretch of the Saprospiraceae bacterium genome encodes the following:
- a CDS encoding outer membrane beta-barrel protein: MKNLIYCLFLMGTCLVQAQNPLQSLRDANKDLFQLSDSLKNLERLMSRGGIDTLQFVEMSGELLTQISSLAYSNYDNYARLDYFNAEETVAPPPTPPLGAMVDAVYQGQQDTIPETMPEMPEFKAPMNPMSLITGSGRRTGFKLRYGMYWNGLSQGTKNAAINYPEFKTGSSFNWFGEFDILLQTKLGKNKGPFSIYYGIGFDRRHFTQTDKVQILTTSGDEAIFRRDSVPNYEESTIHLGYLRIPVGLQFKRKKLAVNLGGYVGFLTSHAQSLEFNTADKEEANLFLDKNYDFTKTIYGISTSIGYNRIHIGFNYDLSTLFNKSKDYEYNAWRVGILLF, encoded by the coding sequence ATGAAAAATCTAATTTATTGTCTATTCTTAATGGGAACTTGCCTGGTGCAGGCTCAGAATCCTTTACAATCTTTAAGAGATGCAAACAAGGATTTATTTCAGCTTTCAGACAGCCTTAAAAACCTGGAGCGTTTGATGAGCAGAGGAGGAATTGACACGCTTCAGTTTGTAGAAATGAGTGGCGAATTATTAACTCAAATAAGTTCATTGGCATATTCCAATTATGATAATTATGCCCGATTGGATTATTTTAATGCAGAAGAAACGGTAGCCCCTCCGCCAACACCACCATTGGGAGCTATGGTGGATGCTGTATATCAAGGCCAACAAGATACCATTCCGGAAACTATGCCTGAAATGCCCGAATTTAAAGCACCTATGAATCCCATGAGTTTGATCACCGGTTCCGGACGTCGAACTGGATTTAAGTTGCGTTACGGAATGTATTGGAATGGCCTCAGTCAAGGTACAAAAAATGCTGCGATAAATTACCCTGAATTTAAAACGGGATCTTCATTTAATTGGTTTGGAGAATTTGATATTTTATTGCAGACAAAATTGGGTAAGAATAAAGGACCTTTTTCTATATATTATGGGATAGGATTTGATAGACGACATTTTACACAAACGGATAAAGTCCAAATCTTGACGACATCAGGAGATGAGGCAATTTTTCGTAGGGATTCCGTACCAAATTATGAAGAATCAACCATTCATTTAGGCTATTTACGAATTCCGGTTGGACTGCAATTCAAAAGAAAAAAACTTGCTGTCAATTTGGGAGGGTATGTTGGATTTTTAACCAGCCATGCGCAATCACTTGAATTTAATACGGCTGATAAAGAAGAAGCGAATTTATTTCTTGATAAAAACTATGACTTTACGAAGACGATTTATGGTATAAGTACTTCAATTGGTTACAATAGAATTCATATCGGATTTAATTATGATCTTAGTACCTTGTTTAATAAATCCAAAGATTACGAATACAATGCCTGGAGAGTAGGTATCCTCCTTTTTTAA
- a CDS encoding M23 family metallopeptidase codes for MAFDWNKTKKWVQEHLEKKFLIIIRNEETFEETANYRLTLQNIYLLSCTLLLGLGILLFLLIAFSPIKRYVPGYGDLRSQSEFIKLEKKIGGLEEELKARDTYIQSVQRILTGNPETTDDVTKNIHIKQEKPEPLPKVREDSMLRAEFETSQALEARSKTQNSGNRAQASPVTMKTSERESFTDLNFVSPIRGPLGAAYDPAKGHLGVDIIAPKNTPIKACLSGTVIQADWSIENGHTIAIQHSNNLVSMYKHNSALLKKTGSRIKAGEAIAIIGNTGTLTNGPHLHFELWYKGQTVNPVEYIRF; via the coding sequence ATGGCTTTTGACTGGAATAAAACGAAGAAATGGGTTCAGGAACATTTGGAGAAGAAATTCTTAATTATTATCCGCAATGAAGAAACCTTCGAAGAAACGGCAAATTACCGCTTAACCCTTCAAAATATCTATTTATTGTCGTGCACGCTCTTATTGGGTTTGGGCATTCTCCTCTTTCTGTTGATTGCCTTTAGTCCGATCAAACGATATGTTCCCGGATATGGAGATTTGCGTTCACAGAGTGAATTTATTAAGCTGGAAAAGAAGATTGGTGGTTTGGAAGAGGAGTTGAAAGCCCGGGATACCTATATTCAGAGCGTTCAGCGTATTTTGACCGGCAATCCGGAAACCACGGATGACGTTACCAAAAACATCCACATCAAACAGGAAAAACCAGAACCATTGCCTAAAGTACGGGAAGACAGCATGTTGCGAGCTGAATTTGAAACCAGTCAGGCCCTTGAAGCCCGTTCAAAAACTCAAAACAGCGGCAATCGGGCTCAAGCAAGTCCGGTAACTATGAAAACCAGCGAACGGGAAAGTTTTACAGACCTGAATTTTGTTAGTCCCATACGAGGTCCCTTAGGGGCCGCATACGATCCGGCAAAAGGTCATTTAGGAGTCGATATCATCGCTCCCAAAAACACACCGATTAAAGCCTGCTTGTCGGGGACGGTAATTCAAGCCGATTGGTCTATAGAAAATGGACATACGATAGCCATTCAACACAGCAACAATTTAGTAAGTATGTATAAGCACAATTCAGCCTTACTTAAAAAAACAGGATCCCGTATTAAAGCCGGAGAGGCCATTGCAATTATTGGAAATACCGGCACCCTGACCAATGGTCCGCATTTGCATTTCGAATTGTGGTACAAAGGACAAACTGTGAATCCAGTGGAGTATATTCGTTTTTAA
- a CDS encoding macro domain-containing protein: MIKEVEGDILLSNADAIAHGVAPMDHFDTGFSLSLRENYPSMYKDFRHYCQTFHPKPGEVWFWQSADKRKIFNLLTQEQAPAASAHPGRATASSIRHCLKNMVKQIEKEGIKSLAITKLSTGVGGMEWSEVKPILEEHLNELGIPVYVYSVYHKNVAAEEGGL, from the coding sequence ATGATAAAAGAAGTTGAAGGAGATATCCTTTTAAGTAATGCAGATGCCATTGCACATGGCGTAGCGCCAATGGATCATTTTGATACCGGATTTTCATTGAGTCTGCGAGAGAATTATCCATCGATGTACAAGGATTTTAGGCATTATTGTCAAACCTTTCATCCTAAACCCGGCGAAGTTTGGTTTTGGCAAAGTGCAGACAAGCGTAAAATTTTTAATTTGTTAACCCAGGAACAAGCGCCTGCAGCTTCTGCTCATCCCGGACGCGCAACCGCTTCCTCAATCAGGCATTGTTTAAAAAACATGGTAAAACAAATTGAAAAGGAAGGCATTAAAAGTTTGGCCATTACCAAATTATCAACCGGTGTTGGAGGCATGGAATGGTCTGAAGTAAAACCAATACTTGAAGAGCATTTGAATGAATTAGGCATTCCGGTTTATGTGTACAGTGTTTATCATAAGAATGTAGCGGCGGAAGAGGGAGGTCTTTAG
- a CDS encoding TerB family tellurite resistance protein has translation MTKPELFYEKLAYLFYAIANADGRVKRQELQMLHQEINTIWKEKDDPVDEFNTDLVFEVEAVFEWLEDNRYDSKDAFNDFKDFALSHKTLFDKDTQQKILHTSMAIAHVFKSINHDEENLLHQLEDLLNSIAH, from the coding sequence ATGACGAAACCGGAACTGTTTTATGAGAAATTAGCCTATCTTTTTTATGCGATTGCAAATGCAGATGGTCGTGTAAAAAGGCAGGAATTGCAGATGTTGCATCAGGAGATCAACACCATTTGGAAAGAAAAAGATGATCCCGTTGATGAATTCAATACGGATTTGGTATTTGAGGTAGAAGCTGTTTTTGAATGGTTGGAAGACAATCGCTATGATTCAAAGGATGCGTTTAATGATTTTAAAGATTTTGCGCTTAGTCATAAAACTTTATTTGATAAGGATACCCAGCAAAAAATACTTCATACTTCAATGGCAATTGCCCATGTTTTCAAAAGCATCAATCACGATGAAGAAAATTTACTGCATCAACTTGAAGATTTATTAAATTCGATTGCTCATTGA